The Salegentibacter mishustinae genomic interval ATTTTTCATCTAATTGTTCTTTGGAAATACTCCCTGCATTTCCCATAATCTTATTAAATAAACTCATATTTAAAGTATTTGGTTTCTAAAGGTAACAGTATTTTACAATTATTTGCAGTCAGTTTTCGAGTGCTGTTTATGAAATAATTCCATGGGTAAAATCTTATTGCTTTGTTTTTCTAATAAAAGAAACACTCAATTGCTTATTTTTAAGCCCTGAAGTAGTAAAACCCGTCTATGAACCTCACTGATTTTCTAAAGAATATTGTTCCCTTTTCTCCTGAAGAATTAGCAGATATCACTGCCCATTTTGAGCGAGAGATAGTTTCGAAAAATCAAATCTTGGTAAAAGAACAACAGGTTTGTACTAAACTTTATTTCGTTGAAAAGGGTGTGGGAAGAAGTTATTATTTAAAAGAAGACGGGAAAGAAGTGACGCAATGGTTTTTTATGGAAGGCAAATTTATGTCTAGTATAGAAAGCTTCTTTCAGCAAAGTCCCAGCCTTTATTACCTGGAAATGCTTGAAGAGTCTGTTCTTTATAGCATATCAAGAGAAAATCTTGATCTGCTATTTGCGCGCTACCATAATATGGAAAAACTGGGTAGACTATTATCTACCGAAATGCTTACCCGGGTTGTGAATAAATTAAATGCCGTTCAATTCCAAACTGCCAGGGAACGCTATGATTATATGCTTACTGAATTTCCTTCTATTTCAAGCAGGGTTTCTCTTGGTTCAATTGCTTCTTACCTCGGCATGACGCAGGAAACGCTTAGCCGAATTCGGAGAGCTGACACTTCAAAAAAATCCTGAGCTGCACTATTTGACATAGGTCAAAGGATACCTCTCTTTTAGTAAGGAAATTTGCACTAATAAAAATATTGGTGTAATGAACATAAGCTCACTAAAAACAAAGTTACTTTACTTTTTGCTTGCAGGCCTTATTCCGGCTACTGCGCTTTCCCAGGAGATAGATCCTACTTTAGAAATTCTTATTCAAAAAGCTCTTGAAAAGAATCACGGTTTAAATGTTAATCAATTAGAAGGTGAACAGGCACGGGTAGATCAAAAACAAGCCAAGGCAGTATTTCTTCCCGAGATTACTTTAAACGGAAGTTATACCAGGCTCAATGATGATATTACTTTTGATGAGGACACTCAAAACCTATTGATGTCTACCCAGAAGTTACTTATTAAAGAAGCTGCAGGGCTTCCTTTTAATGCCGACTTCCCGGAGAATATTCCATTACAGCCCGCCAGTAATCTTCAGGATAAGAATTTTTTGAAATCTTCGGTAGATCTGGACTGGGTGCTCTTTAGTGGGTTTGAGGCCACAAATGCTCTTAAAGCCGCGAAACATAAAGAAGCATCTCTAAATTTTGTAGGTGAGGCTGAAAAAGACAAGATAGTCCTCAATCTTATGGAAACTTATGATAAACTGGCTTTGGTGAACGCCTCTCAAGAGGTACTGGCTGCTTCAGAAGATCATCTAAAAGATCAGGAGCGCTTTGTGAAGAAAGCAATAGAAAATGGTCTTGCCACTCCTATAAGTCGGAAAAAGATCGAATTAGCTCAGCAACAACTGGAGGCAAAGCAGCTTGAATTCAGGCAAAATAAACGTTTACTTATTGAGGTTCTACACCAGATCACCGGTGAAAACCGAGAGATTTTGCGTTCGCTTTCTCCTCAACTTAATGCTATTTCTTTCACCGGAAATTCGGCAGAAAAAAGAGCAGAAATACAGGCTCTTGAAGAGGCAGAAAAAGCCGCGACCTACAAATCTAAAATGGAAAAAAGCAACTTTATTCCGAAGCTGGCATTAAAGGGACATTACGAGTTTCTTGAAGATGATCTTTCGTTACTTGACCCGCAGTGGTATGTTGGGGTTGGAATTAAATGGAATGTTTTTGATGGCGGAAAAAGCAAATTAAAAAGCCGAAAATCTCAACTGGAGGCACAAAAATATCAGGAAAAAATTAAAGAAGCTGAAGAGATGATTTCTTTAAGCATTGTAAAAGCAGAAATGTCTTATGAAGCTGCTCTTCAAAATACAAGAATTGCACAAAAAGAAATAGAACTGGCAGAAGCCACTTTTGAAATGCTGAAAAAGCAGCATAGAAATGACCTGGCTTCTATAAGCGATGTGCTGGATGGTTTAAGAGACCTGGAAAGTGCAAACTTTAAACTCCAGGAGTCTTATTTCGATCAAAGCAAAGCTGCTGTTACGCTTATGCACGCAAAAGGAATACTTAATTACTAATTACATTATAAAAAGATATGAAGAACATTAAAATTGGTTTTATACTGCTTGGTTTGCTAAGCCTTGGATCTTGTAATAATCAGGAAGAAATTTCCCCGGTGAGAGGAAAAGTGAAATTTGAAACTATTTCAGTGAGCAGTAAGCTCGCTGGACGCGTTAATAAATTATTCGTAGCTGAAGGCGATGAGGTAAGCAAAGGAGATACCCTGGCATTTCTTGATATTCCGGAAATTAGCGCAAAGATGTTACAGGCAGAGGGTGCTTTAAAGGCTGCGAAAGGCCAACTCAATATGGCTAATGTAGGAGCAACAGAAGAGCAATTAATCCAGATTGAAGGAAAGTTGAATGCTGCAAAAGCAGAACAGGAGTTTGCAAGGGAATCTTATAAAAGACTCAATAATATGTATAAAGATTCATTGATAAGTCGCCAGCAACTAGATGAGGTAAAGATGAAGTTAGAGATGGCCAATGCCCAGGTAAGTGCTGTAGAGGCTAAACGCCAGGAGGCGGGGAATAGAGCCAGAACAGAACAAATAGATCAGGCACAGGGGCAATTGGATAGAGCCCGGGGAGCCAGGGAAGAAGTGCTAACCGCTTCAGATGAAAAGTACCTTATTTCTCCTACTAACATGAGTATTGAAACTATTAGCCTGGTAGAGGGAGAACTCTTAAGCCCAGGGTATACCTTGATTAATGGGTATAAGAAAAGCAGCCTTTACTTCAGGTTCACCATAAACGAATCCAGGATCTACGATTTTAAGAAAGGAGATGAACTAAGCCTGGTTAATCCTTATACCGAAGAGGAGTTTAAAGGAAAGATAGTAAGCATAAAACAGCTGCCTCAATATGCTGATATTACAAGTACTGCACCTTTGTATGATCTTTCAGAATCTGTTTATGAACTTAAGGTGATCCCAACTTCAGATATTTCTGGAAGTAACTTTTATACCAATGCTACTATTCTATTAAAAGACCAATAGTATGAAAGAATTTTTTGAACTTTTAAAAATAGAATTCAAACGAATTTTCTCCAACTCTGTACTATGCGCCATATTTTTTGGGGCGCCAGTGCTTTATGGGATCTTGTTTGGCTATGTATATCAGCAGGCAAAAGTGGTAGATTTACCCATTGTTATAGTAGATCAGGATAATAGCCCACTGTCCAATACCATTATTGATGCTTTTGAAGATAATGAAGCATTGCTGGTAAAAGACCGTAGGTATGCACCAGGGGACATCTTGGAAGAAATGCCGGTAGAGCAGTATGCGGCCGTCGTAACCCTGCCTTCAGGATTTGAGGGAGATATCCTTCAAAAGAGATATCCAGAGGTAAGAGTAGATCTCAATATGGCCAATATTCTTAATGCGAATACTGCCAGCAAGAATATTCAGCAGGTATTGATGACCCTTAATGCAGGGATTGAGATCGAAGGTCTTCAAAAACAGGGCTTATCTCCATCCCAGGCAAAAGTAAGCTATGAGAGTTTTAAGGTGAATTTCAATAAATTGTACAATTCTACAGGCAACTATTTGAGTTTTATGCTGCCGGGATTGTTGGGTGCTATTATGCAACAAGTAATTTTCCTGGCAATGGCTTTGGTGTTTTCGCGTGATTTTGAAGACGGATATTTTAAAAGCCTGGTAAAAAAGAATAAATCATCCTGGTATCTTATCGCTTTAAAAGTAACTCCTTTTTTGTTGTTTCTTCCGCTAATGTGGTTTATAGTAAGTAGGCTTTTTGTATTCTTTAATGTTGAAGCAGCTATTTTTAATATTCCTATGCTTGTGTTAGTGAGCTTATTGAGCCTGGCTTCAATGGGAATTGGAATGCTGTTTTCAATCGCAATTCCAAATCAATTAAAAGCTACCGAACTCTTAATGGTAATCTCAACCCCGGCCTTTGTTTTAAGCGGATTTACCTGGCCAAGTCTTGCCATACCGGGATTTATAAATGGTATTGCGCAATCTATTCCCGTAACCCAATTTTTGGCTGCTTTTAGGAAGGTGGCTTATTATGGAGGCGATATGGCCGATATACTTCCTGAAATTAAAATGTTGCTAATTATTATACTGGTAAGCTTTGTGGCTATGCTATTGCTGCTTCAGCTTAAGATTAATAAAAGCAAAAAGCGAATAGCTGGTTAAAAATAGGTTATAAGTATTATTAGTTAAAATGAAAACCCAGATTTTTATTTGTTTAATAGAAATAAGAAATTGTATATTTGCCAGCCCTCTTTTAGAATCACAGTTTCTAGAGCTAAAATTTAGAAATAGTATTTTGAAAGGGATTCCTTATTTAAAGATATAATTACAGGTTTTAGAAAACCTTTTCAATAAAAAATGGCGGTTTTTTTAAGCCGTGTGATAAAAATCACTTTGAGTTGATTTTTATCGTAAAATTAAGTTGTGTTGTTTGTCCCGAAATTATCGGGATGTGTAGTTAGCCAGTTATTGTCTTGTGTTGTGAAGATTTTGGCTAACCAATGAGAAGCTTTTTTCCGTGTATTCGGAAAGAGGCTTTTTTGTTTTAGGGACTTTTCTCAAAAGGGAACTCCAAAAATTTTCCAATTGCACTATCCACTTAGCAGTCTCACCAATATAAAATCTATCTAATTTTTTATTATAAAGAATATAGAGGTAGTGCATAGCATAGAATTAAAAAAGCCCGAAAACACAAAGTGTATCGGGCTTTTAAGGTGGTGCCTCCAGCCCCGACGCTTCGGGGGGAACCAGGGGCTATTTTTTCTCAAGAATATCTTCTAATATCCCGGGATTGTCGACTATTTTTCTAATGAATTTCTTGCTCTTCATTCGTTTGATGAATTTTTCCAGGAAAATTGCATCTTCTTTACTAAGATTTTCAACTTTTAGCACAAGTTCCCAGTCGTCTGCTTTTCCGGTGAATGCTTGCTTATAATGTTTAGAGTGATGCTTTTGTATTCTAGCTTTAATGTTAAATGTTTCACCAGTATAAAATCTATCTAATTTTTTACTATAAAGAATATAGAGGTAGTGCATAGTATAGAATTAAAAAAGCCCGAAAAAACAAAGTATATCGGGCTTTTAGGGTGGTGCCTCCAGCCCCGATGCTTCGGGGGAACCAGGGTCTATTTTTTCTCAAGAATATCTTTTAATATCCCGGGATTGTCGACTATTTTTCTAATGAATTTCTTGCTCTTCATTCGTTTAATAAATTTTTCCAGAAAAATTGCATCTTCTTTACTGAGAGTTTCAAATTTTAGTACTAGTTCCCAGTCGTCTGCTTTTCCGGTAAATGCTTGCTTGTAATGTTTAGAGTGATGCTTTTGTATTCTAGCTTTAATGTCAGATGTCTCACCAATATAAAATCTATCTAATTTTTTACTATAAAGAATATAGAGGTAGTGCATAGCATAAAATTAAAAAAGCCCGAAAACACAAAGTGTATCGGGCTTTTAAGGTGGTGCCTCCAGGAATCGAACCAGGGACACAAGGATTTTCAGTCCTTTGCTCTACCAACTGAGCTAAGGCACCAGTTGCTTATTGTTGTAAGCGGGTGCAAATATATATTCATTTTTATAATCTCACAAAGGAAATTTTAAAAAAATGCTTTTGTAATTTAGCCAACACAATCAAATTGCTATGAATTTAATCGTTGACGTAGGGAATTCTTCCGTAAAACTTGCTGTTTTTCAGGACTATAAACTTTTGGAATCTTACACATCTTCAATCGAAAAATTTTTTGAAAAATTTCAGGAAATAAAAAAAGATTATCCGCAAATCGCGTTTTCCATTCTTTCTTCAGTAATAAAAGATACTTCAGAGCTTGAAAAAATCCTGGAAAAAGAAGCTAAGCTCTATGTTTTAAACGAAAGCACTAAGCTTCCGTTCAAAAACAATTATGCTTCATCTCAAACTTTAGGAAAAGATCGATTGGCGTTAGTTGCAGCCGGTTCTTTAAAGTTTCAGGATGAAAATTTATTGATTATAGATGCTGGCACGTGTATAACTTTCGATTTTAAGAATAATGCGAATGAATATTTAGGGGGCGCTATTTCTCCCGGTTTGCAGATGAGGTTAAAAGCGCTTAATCATTTTACCGCTAAACTTCCGCTGGTTGATTTAGATGAAAATGTCCCGCTAATAGGCGATTCTACTCAAAATAGTATTTTATCTGGGGTGTTGAATGGGGTAAGTGCAGAGCTTGATGGAATTATTGATCGCTACAAGGCTGGTTATAAATATTTAACAGTTATTTTAACAGGAGGGGATACGCAAATTTTGTCAAAGCGGGTAAAAAATAGCATATTTGCCAACCCGAATTTTCTTTTAGAGGGTTTAAACTACATTTTAGAATTTAACAAGACTCAATGATTAAACGATTTATAGTAATCGTAGCTGTTTTTTTTACAGTGGTTGCTACAGCTCAGGAGAATGTATCATCGCCCTATTCTTATTACGGGATTGGACTTAACACTTTTAAAGGAACTGT includes:
- a CDS encoding Crp/Fnr family transcriptional regulator, encoding MNLTDFLKNIVPFSPEELADITAHFEREIVSKNQILVKEQQVCTKLYFVEKGVGRSYYLKEDGKEVTQWFFMEGKFMSSIESFFQQSPSLYYLEMLEESVLYSISRENLDLLFARYHNMEKLGRLLSTEMLTRVVNKLNAVQFQTARERYDYMLTEFPSISSRVSLGSIASYLGMTQETLSRIRRADTSKKS
- a CDS encoding TolC family protein; the protein is MNISSLKTKLLYFLLAGLIPATALSQEIDPTLEILIQKALEKNHGLNVNQLEGEQARVDQKQAKAVFLPEITLNGSYTRLNDDITFDEDTQNLLMSTQKLLIKEAAGLPFNADFPENIPLQPASNLQDKNFLKSSVDLDWVLFSGFEATNALKAAKHKEASLNFVGEAEKDKIVLNLMETYDKLALVNASQEVLAASEDHLKDQERFVKKAIENGLATPISRKKIELAQQQLEAKQLEFRQNKRLLIEVLHQITGENREILRSLSPQLNAISFTGNSAEKRAEIQALEEAEKAATYKSKMEKSNFIPKLALKGHYEFLEDDLSLLDPQWYVGVGIKWNVFDGGKSKLKSRKSQLEAQKYQEKIKEAEEMISLSIVKAEMSYEAALQNTRIAQKEIELAEATFEMLKKQHRNDLASISDVLDGLRDLESANFKLQESYFDQSKAAVTLMHAKGILNY
- a CDS encoding HlyD family secretion protein, whose protein sequence is MKNIKIGFILLGLLSLGSCNNQEEISPVRGKVKFETISVSSKLAGRVNKLFVAEGDEVSKGDTLAFLDIPEISAKMLQAEGALKAAKGQLNMANVGATEEQLIQIEGKLNAAKAEQEFARESYKRLNNMYKDSLISRQQLDEVKMKLEMANAQVSAVEAKRQEAGNRARTEQIDQAQGQLDRARGAREEVLTASDEKYLISPTNMSIETISLVEGELLSPGYTLINGYKKSSLYFRFTINESRIYDFKKGDELSLVNPYTEEEFKGKIVSIKQLPQYADITSTAPLYDLSESVYELKVIPTSDISGSNFYTNATILLKDQ
- a CDS encoding ABC transporter permease; the encoded protein is MKEFFELLKIEFKRIFSNSVLCAIFFGAPVLYGILFGYVYQQAKVVDLPIVIVDQDNSPLSNTIIDAFEDNEALLVKDRRYAPGDILEEMPVEQYAAVVTLPSGFEGDILQKRYPEVRVDLNMANILNANTASKNIQQVLMTLNAGIEIEGLQKQGLSPSQAKVSYESFKVNFNKLYNSTGNYLSFMLPGLLGAIMQQVIFLAMALVFSRDFEDGYFKSLVKKNKSSWYLIALKVTPFLLFLPLMWFIVSRLFVFFNVEAAIFNIPMLVLVSLLSLASMGIGMLFSIAIPNQLKATELLMVISTPAFVLSGFTWPSLAIPGFINGIAQSIPVTQFLAAFRKVAYYGGDMADILPEIKMLLIIILVSFVAMLLLLQLKINKSKKRIAG
- a CDS encoding GIY-YIG nuclease family protein; the encoded protein is MHYLYILYSKKLDRFYTGETFNIKARIQKHHSKHYKQAFTGKADDWELVLKVENLSKEDAIFLEKFIKRMKSKKFIRKIVDNPGILEDILEKK
- a CDS encoding GIY-YIG nuclease family protein, whose amino-acid sequence is MHYLYILYSKKLDRFYIGETSDIKARIQKHHSKHYKQAFTGKADDWELVLKFETLSKEDAIFLEKFIKRMKSKKFIRKIVDNPGILKDILEKK
- a CDS encoding type III pantothenate kinase, with product MNLIVDVGNSSVKLAVFQDYKLLESYTSSIEKFFEKFQEIKKDYPQIAFSILSSVIKDTSELEKILEKEAKLYVLNESTKLPFKNNYASSQTLGKDRLALVAAGSLKFQDENLLIIDAGTCITFDFKNNANEYLGGAISPGLQMRLKALNHFTAKLPLVDLDENVPLIGDSTQNSILSGVLNGVSAELDGIIDRYKAGYKYLTVILTGGDTQILSKRVKNSIFANPNFLLEGLNYILEFNKTQ